A genome region from Patescibacteria group bacterium includes the following:
- a CDS encoding hemolysin III family protein yields the protein MKNIKNNELMSSLTHLIGFFLSIAGLVLMVVVSAIHGTSWHVVSFSIFGASLILLYLASTVYHFLSKDHKHKNAFMRVDLSFIFILIAGTYTPIALVPIRGPWGWSIFGVVWGMAVLGVVTQIFKINLKPWVHILMYLIMGWLIVIVLPSLIKIFDLSGIIWLVSGGLAYTIGVVFFVIDKIFPKDRLFGLHEVFHVFVMIGSFCHFWLMYNYIVYI from the coding sequence ATGAAAAATATAAAAAATAATGAATTAATGAGTAGTCTAACTCATCTGATTGGATTTTTCCTTTCTATCGCTGGTTTAGTTCTTATGGTTGTTGTTTCTGCAATCCATGGTACATCATGGCATGTTGTTTCATTCTCAATATTTGGAGCGAGCTTGATTTTGCTTTACTTGGCGAGTACCGTATATCATTTCCTATCAAAGGATCATAAGCATAAAAATGCTTTTATGAGAGTTGACCTTTCTTTTATATTTATACTTATCGCTGGAACATATACGCCAATAGCTCTGGTTCCGATAAGAGGCCCTTGGGGCTGGTCTATTTTTGGAGTTGTTTGGGGAATGGCAGTTCTTGGCGTGGTTACACAAATTTTTAAAATTAATCTAAAGCCCTGGGTTCATATTCTAATGTATCTTATAATGGGATGGTTAATTGTTATTGTCTTACCAAGCTTAATTAAAATTTTTGATCTATCAGGAATTATTTGGTTAGTGAGTGGAGGATTGGCCTATACGATAGGTGTAGTATTTTTTGTGATAGATAAAATTTTCCCCAAAGATAGATTGTTTGGTCTTCATGAAGTTTTTCATGTATTTGTTATGATTGGAAGTTTTTGCCACTTTTGGCTTATGTATAATTATATTGTATATATATAG